A window of Paenibacillus sp. 19GGS1-52 contains these coding sequences:
- a CDS encoding CsbD family protein: MADTNGLSDKIKGGVSKVKGEIKDQVGNATDNTSLQAEGKKDKLKGAIQQKIGKLKE; this comes from the coding sequence ATGGCAGATACAAACGGACTTAGCGACAAGATCAAAGGTGGAGTATCCAAAGTTAAGGGTGAAATTAAAGACCAAGTGGGAAACGCCACTGACAATACATCGCTTCAAGCTGAAGGCAAAAAGGACAAGCTGAAGGGTGCAATTCAACAAAAAATCGGCAAGCTGAAGGAATAG
- a CDS encoding biotin transporter BioY, which produces MKKWTTRGLIFSALFAGIMIAMSYLKFILPFSTVPITLQTLAVMLAGSILGARYGTLAVLIVIGLAAVGFPVLGGRGGISLLVGPTGGYIFSWPFAALFIGLFAQRMKQTKYTFVKLLVVNFIFGALLVYPGGVSWLAYNTGIDSLAKALTAGMWPFLPGDFVKAVLCAAVVSAVWKVYPIERILGRDSGVWLDEEKATV; this is translated from the coding sequence ATGAAGAAATGGACGACTAGAGGCCTGATATTCAGTGCATTATTCGCTGGTATTATGATAGCCATGAGCTATTTGAAATTTATATTACCATTCTCGACGGTGCCAATCACGCTTCAGACCCTGGCCGTTATGCTGGCTGGATCCATCTTGGGAGCACGCTATGGCACACTGGCGGTACTCATAGTAATTGGACTTGCTGCTGTTGGCTTCCCTGTCCTGGGTGGAAGAGGCGGTATCTCTCTGCTGGTAGGGCCGACTGGTGGTTATATTTTCTCCTGGCCATTTGCAGCCTTGTTCATTGGCCTGTTCGCTCAGCGCATGAAGCAGACTAAATATACCTTTGTGAAGCTGTTAGTGGTTAATTTTATCTTCGGAGCGCTGCTTGTCTATCCAGGGGGAGTAAGCTGGCTGGCCTATAATACGGGGATCGATTCTCTAGCCAAGGCACTGACTGCGGGTATGTGGCCCTTCCTGCCAGGAGATTTCGTCAAGGCTGTGTTATGTGCAGCTGTCGTATCTGCGGTATGGAAGGTATATCCTATCGAGCGTATATTAGGTCGGGACAGCGGAGTCTGGCTTGACGAGGAGAAAGCAACGGTCTGA
- a CDS encoding alpha-amylase: MKRNHTMMQFFEWHLAADGNHWKHLAEMAPELKELGIDAVWVPPVTKAVSDDDTGYGVYDLYDLGEYDQKGTIRTKYGNKQELIDAIGECQKNGIAVYVDLVMNHKAGADETEVFTVIEVDPNDRMKEISEPFEIEGWTKFTFPGRGDEHSSFKWNFNHFNGTDYDAKGARSGVFRIAGENKTWNKNVDDEFGNYDYLMFANIDYSEPEVQEEMLRWGGWLVDTLQCSGYRLDAIKHINHDFIKEFAAEMLKKRGEDFYIVGEFWNSNLEACQEFLNTIDYKIDLFDVSLHYKLYSASLGGRDFDLSKIFDDTLVQTHPANAVTFVDNHDSQPHEALESWVGDWFKQSAYALTLLRRDGYPVIFYGDYYGIAGPTPIAGKKEAIDPLLYARNHKAYGEQDDYFDHPNTIGWVRRGIEEIEHSGCAVVVSNGDDGNKRMLVGEQRAGEAWVDFTHNHEGTITIEKDGWATFPVKGGSVSVWALPDAEDKK, from the coding sequence ATGAAGAGAAACCATACTATGATGCAGTTTTTTGAATGGCATTTGGCCGCAGATGGGAATCATTGGAAACACCTGGCAGAGATGGCGCCGGAATTAAAGGAACTTGGAATTGATGCCGTGTGGGTTCCACCGGTTACCAAAGCAGTCTCGGATGACGATACCGGTTACGGTGTCTACGATCTCTATGATCTCGGCGAATACGATCAAAAGGGCACCATACGCACTAAATACGGCAACAAACAGGAGCTGATCGATGCGATTGGCGAATGTCAAAAAAACGGCATCGCCGTTTATGTCGACCTTGTGATGAACCATAAGGCGGGCGCAGATGAGACTGAAGTGTTCACGGTTATCGAGGTCGATCCTAATGATCGTATGAAGGAAATCTCGGAGCCATTCGAAATTGAGGGCTGGACCAAATTCACCTTTCCAGGCCGGGGGGATGAACATTCCTCCTTTAAGTGGAACTTTAATCATTTTAATGGCACCGATTATGATGCCAAGGGAGCTCGCAGCGGTGTATTCCGGATTGCGGGCGAGAATAAGACCTGGAACAAAAATGTCGATGATGAATTCGGGAACTATGATTATCTAATGTTCGCCAATATTGATTATAGTGAGCCGGAAGTCCAGGAAGAGATGCTGCGGTGGGGAGGATGGCTGGTGGATACCCTTCAGTGCAGTGGTTACCGTCTGGATGCCATCAAGCATATTAACCATGATTTCATCAAAGAATTCGCGGCGGAGATGCTCAAGAAGCGCGGAGAGGACTTTTACATTGTCGGAGAATTCTGGAATTCCAATCTGGAGGCCTGCCAGGAGTTTTTAAATACGATCGATTATAAAATTGATCTATTCGATGTCTCTCTCCATTACAAGCTTTATTCTGCTTCCTTGGGGGGCAGGGACTTTGATCTATCTAAGATTTTTGATGATACTCTGGTACAGACACATCCGGCCAATGCGGTGACCTTCGTGGATAATCATGATTCCCAGCCTCATGAAGCGTTGGAGTCATGGGTAGGTGACTGGTTCAAGCAAAGTGCGTATGCGCTCACCCTGTTGCGTCGGGACGGATATCCAGTTATCTTTTACGGAGATTATTATGGAATAGCAGGCCCCACACCTATTGCGGGTAAAAAAGAGGCGATTGATCCCCTGTTGTATGCCCGAAATCACAAAGCCTATGGGGAACAGGACGATTACTTTGATCACCCTAATACCATTGGCTGGGTGCGCCGCGGCATTGAGGAGATCGAGCATTCCGGTTGCGCAGTAGTGGTCTCTAATGGCGATGATGGCAATAAAAGAATGCTTGTCGGAGAGCAACGGGCTGGGGAAGCCTGGGTGGATTTCACCCATAATCATGAAGGAACGATAACGATTGAAAAAGATGGTTGGGCTACCTTCCCGGTAAAAGGCGGAAGCGTTTCGGTCTGGGCCCTTCCGGATGCAGAGGATAAGAAATAA
- a CDS encoding MBL fold metallo-hydrolase, with amino-acid sequence MKHKFQLLSPHILIMHAEPETDRPILAAILGERRTLLLDAGNSPAHAELFRKELSEYGYRQPDMIALTHWHWDHTFGLSAWDLPTVAHEGTAEALTRLSGLDWSDEGLEGLAAQGIISDESILHIRKEYGSRRTIRFMKPDIVFADRITIDLGGITCELNHVGGDHSADSCVLYVKEDNVLFLGDALGPSIYGGPRQYSSTGFLKLLNLAYRYDAQWYVESHGVPMSGVEFRADLASWERLARVVDVFGQDRERVMLEMKTYLKLEELPKDLQQGVEYFIAGTK; translated from the coding sequence ATGAAGCATAAATTTCAGCTACTTAGTCCGCATATTTTGATTATGCATGCAGAACCTGAGACAGATCGACCCATTTTGGCAGCCATCTTGGGGGAACGACGTACACTCTTGCTGGATGCGGGGAATTCACCTGCCCATGCTGAACTGTTTCGCAAAGAACTGTCTGAATATGGCTATCGGCAGCCAGATATGATTGCCCTGACTCATTGGCATTGGGATCATACCTTTGGGCTGTCTGCTTGGGACTTGCCCACAGTCGCGCACGAGGGAACCGCCGAGGCTTTGACGCGGCTTAGTGGACTGGATTGGTCTGATGAAGGTCTTGAAGGTCTTGCCGCCCAAGGGATAATCAGTGATGAGAGCATCCTGCATATCCGCAAGGAATACGGCAGTCGTAGAACGATCCGCTTTATGAAACCTGATATTGTGTTCGCTGACAGGATCACGATTGATCTAGGCGGAATTACGTGTGAGCTGAACCATGTAGGTGGTGATCATTCCGCAGATTCGTGTGTTCTTTATGTTAAAGAAGACAATGTGCTATTTCTTGGCGATGCGCTAGGTCCTTCCATTTACGGGGGCCCGCGGCAATACAGCAGCACTGGCTTTCTCAAGCTGCTTAACTTAGCCTATAGATATGATGCTCAGTGGTATGTAGAGTCACATGGAGTACCCATGAGCGGGGTGGAATTCCGCGCTGATCTGGCTTCTTGGGAGCGGCTTGCCCGGGTCGTGGATGTTTTCGGGCAAGATCGTGAACGGGTTATGCTGGAAATGAAGACGTACCTGAAGCTTGAAGAGCTCCCGAAGGACTTGCAGCAGGGCGTCGAATATTTTATAGCGGGTACGAAATAA
- a CDS encoding DUF72 domain-containing protein — MIKIGLTGFGDHEELYGKIKPAERLPTYSAHFSIVEIDSSFYAVQPVKNYAKWVNETPDGFEFIVKAYQGMTGHLRDKKNYFASTEEMFSAFHTSIQPVRESGKLAMALFQFPPWFDCTKENVELLRDTKERMLDVPCAIEFRNNSWYSPELREKTLQFMEREGWIHTVADEPQAGTGSIPIVAISTSAEATYVRLHGRNIGGWQQSNHPDWRKLRYLYRYTTEELTEWRDRLLELEKTCRELYVVFNNNSGGDATANAKELQTLLGIDGGLAPLQLDMFQ, encoded by the coding sequence ATGATTAAGATTGGGCTAACCGGTTTCGGTGACCATGAAGAGCTGTATGGCAAAATCAAACCCGCCGAGCGCCTGCCCACGTATAGTGCGCATTTCTCAATTGTAGAGATCGATAGTTCTTTTTACGCAGTACAGCCAGTCAAGAATTATGCCAAATGGGTCAATGAGACCCCTGATGGATTTGAATTTATTGTTAAAGCTTATCAAGGAATGACCGGACACCTGCGCGACAAAAAGAATTATTTTGCGTCCACAGAGGAAATGTTCAGCGCGTTCCATACCTCCATCCAGCCTGTCCGGGAATCCGGCAAGCTGGCCATGGCCTTATTTCAGTTTCCGCCTTGGTTTGATTGCACCAAAGAAAACGTTGAACTGCTGCGCGATACCAAGGAACGAATGTTGGATGTTCCCTGTGCCATTGAATTCCGCAATAATTCCTGGTATAGCCCCGAACTGCGAGAGAAGACCTTACAGTTCATGGAGCGGGAAGGGTGGATTCATACGGTGGCCGATGAACCTCAAGCAGGAACGGGCTCTATTCCCATAGTTGCCATATCCACCTCAGCAGAAGCTACCTACGTACGTCTGCATGGCCGCAATATCGGCGGCTGGCAGCAGAGCAATCACCCGGATTGGCGCAAGCTGCGCTACCTTTATCGTTATACTACTGAAGAGCTGACCGAGTGGCGGGACCGGCTGCTCGAGCTTGAGAAGACCTGTCGCGAGCTCTACGTGGTCTTCAATAATAATTCCGGTGGCGATGCTACAGCCAATGCCAAGGAACTGCAGACTTTGCTTGGCATTGATGGTGGACTAGCCCCTCTACAACTTGATATGTTTCAATAG